In Molothrus ater isolate BHLD 08-10-18 breed brown headed cowbird chromosome 11, BPBGC_Mater_1.1, whole genome shotgun sequence, a genomic segment contains:
- the RPUSD3 gene encoding mitochondrial mRNA pseudouridine synthase RPUSD3 isoform X2 gives MTETAEKPKMKRWRQLLGPKETLRLLEGSVVHREGALLALNKPPGLPILGRPGDLSLDVLLPALRRHLGLDADLHVVKAPAREYSGLVLLSSCYHTTKKLQQFFTDARWRGQYPATYRAITVGVPAEVEGEISTGLSWQQQGDRAMVVPVPAPGRRSLARKDVKSTLTRYCVLSAVGGCALLQLQPRTAFPEQLQVHLTLLLCPALGDHKHSSRVGRVLGVPFFLSPESAPTHTQVLDEELLSRLGLSPRQLHHLPLHIHLQELVLPEGPLRAPPPPYFLHTLRCLGLPEH, from the exons ATGACAGAGACGGCCGAGAAGCCGAAGATGAAGCG ctggaggcagctgctgggcccCAAGGAGACgctgaggctgctggagggCTCCGTGGTGCACCGGGAAG gagccctgctggcactgaaCAAACCCCCTGGCCTCCCCATTCTGG GGCGTCCTGGGGACCTGagcctggatgtgctgctgccgGCACTGAGACGACACCTGGGCCTCGATGCTGATCTCCACGTGGTGAAGGCTCCTGCCAG GGAGTATTCTGGCCTTGTCCTCCTGTCCAGCTGCTACCACACCACTAAGAAGCTCCAACAGTTCTTCACTGATGCTCGTTGGAGAGGCCAGTACCCTGCCACATATCG TGCCATCACCGTGGGAGtcccagcagaggtggaggGTGAAATCtccacagggctgagctggcagcagcaagggGACAGAGCCATG gtggtgccagtcccagccccaggacgCCGCAGCCTGGCCAGGAAGGATGTAAAGAGCACCCTGACACGCTACTGTGTGCTGAGTGCCGTggggggctgtgccctcctccagctccagcccaggacGG CCTTCCCAGAACAGCTCCAGGTGCACCTGACGCTGCTGCTGTGTCCGGCCCTGGGTGACCACAAGCACTCCTCCCGCGtgggcagggtgctgggagTGCCCTTCTTTCTGAGCCCCGAATCTGCCCCCACCCACACACAG GTACTGGACGAGGAGTTGCTGTCCCGGCTGGGGCTTTCTCCACGGCAGCTCCATCACCTCCCACTCCACATCCACCTGCAGGAGCTAGTGCTGCCTGAGGGCCCTCTCCGTGCCCCCCCACCACCATACTTCCTGCACACTCTGCGCTGTCTGGGGCTGCCTGAGCACTAG
- the RPUSD3 gene encoding mitochondrial mRNA pseudouridine synthase RPUSD3 isoform X1, whose amino-acid sequence MAGTGSAAAAAAAATAARGLARPGLGVRAAGWRQLLGPKETLRLLEGSVVHREGALLALNKPPGLPILGRPGDLSLDVLLPALRRHLGLDADLHVVKAPAREYSGLVLLSSCYHTTKKLQQFFTDARWRGQYPATYRAITVGVPAEVEGEISTGLSWQQQGDRAMVVPVPAPGRRSLARKDVKSTLTRYCVLSAVGGCALLQLQPRTAFPEQLQVHLTLLLCPALGDHKHSSRVGRVLGVPFFLSPESAPTHTQVLDEELLSRLGLSPRQLHHLPLHIHLQELVLPEGPLRAPPPPYFLHTLRCLGLPEH is encoded by the exons atGGCGGGCACCGGGagcgccgccgctgctgccgccgctgccaCCGCCGCGCGCGGGCTGGCGCGCCCGGGACTGGGAGTGCGCGCCGCGGG ctggaggcagctgctgggcccCAAGGAGACgctgaggctgctggagggCTCCGTGGTGCACCGGGAAG gagccctgctggcactgaaCAAACCCCCTGGCCTCCCCATTCTGG GGCGTCCTGGGGACCTGagcctggatgtgctgctgccgGCACTGAGACGACACCTGGGCCTCGATGCTGATCTCCACGTGGTGAAGGCTCCTGCCAG GGAGTATTCTGGCCTTGTCCTCCTGTCCAGCTGCTACCACACCACTAAGAAGCTCCAACAGTTCTTCACTGATGCTCGTTGGAGAGGCCAGTACCCTGCCACATATCG TGCCATCACCGTGGGAGtcccagcagaggtggaggGTGAAATCtccacagggctgagctggcagcagcaagggGACAGAGCCATG gtggtgccagtcccagccccaggacgCCGCAGCCTGGCCAGGAAGGATGTAAAGAGCACCCTGACACGCTACTGTGTGCTGAGTGCCGTggggggctgtgccctcctccagctccagcccaggacGG CCTTCCCAGAACAGCTCCAGGTGCACCTGACGCTGCTGCTGTGTCCGGCCCTGGGTGACCACAAGCACTCCTCCCGCGtgggcagggtgctgggagTGCCCTTCTTTCTGAGCCCCGAATCTGCCCCCACCCACACACAG GTACTGGACGAGGAGTTGCTGTCCCGGCTGGGGCTTTCTCCACGGCAGCTCCATCACCTCCCACTCCACATCCACCTGCAGGAGCTAGTGCTGCCTGAGGGCCCTCTCCGTGCCCCCCCACCACCATACTTCCTGCACACTCTGCGCTGTCTGGGGCTGCCTGAGCACTAG
- the JAGN1 gene encoding protein jagunal homolog 1: MASRGGPRAAGTDGSDFQHRERVASHYQMSVTLKSEIKKLIYTHVVIWLLLLTQMVVGHLKLLPHDQVAMPYQWEYPYLLSILPSLLGLLSFPRNNISYLVLSMISTGLFSIAPLIYGAMEMFPMAQQLYRHGKAYRFIFGFSAVSVMYLVVVVAAQVHGWQLYYSKKLLDSWFTSTQEKKKK, translated from the exons ATGGCCTCCCGCGGGGGTCCCCGCGCCGCCGGCACCGACGGCAGCGACTTCCAGCACCGGGAGCGCGTGGCCTCGCACTACCAGATGAG CGTGACGCTCAAGTCGGAGATCAAGAAGCTGATCTACACGCATGTGGTcatctggctgctgctcctgaccCAGATGGTCGTGGGGCACCTCAAGCTGCTGCCCCACGATCAGGTGGCCATGCCCTACCAGTGGGAGTATCCCTACCTGCTCAGcatcctgccctccctcctgggCCTCCTGTCCTTCCCCCGCAACAACATCAGCTACCTGGTACTCTCCATGATCAGCACCGGCCTCTTCTCCATAGCTCCCCTCATCTACGGGGCCATGGAGATGttccccatggcacagcagctgtACCGCCACGGCAAAGCTTACCGCTTCATCTTCGGCTTCTCGGCCGTCTCTGTCATGTacctggtggtggtggtggccgCGCAGGTGCATGGCTGGCAACTCTACTACAGCAAGAAGCTGCTGGACTCCTGGTTCACTAGCACgcaggagaagaagaagaaatga